The following proteins are encoded in a genomic region of Musa acuminata AAA Group cultivar baxijiao chromosome BXJ2-11, Cavendish_Baxijiao_AAA, whole genome shotgun sequence:
- the LOC135626885 gene encoding auxin transporter-like protein 1 has protein sequence MLPPKQAEEAAIPATDIATFSNETAQGGDKERGGETASVFSMKSLLWHGGSAWDAWFSCASNQVAQVLLTLPYSFSQLGMLSGVILQMFYGFLGSWTAYLISVLYIEYRARKEKENVSFKNHVIQWFEVLDGLLGPYWKAAGLAFNCTFLLFGSVIQLIACASNIYYINDRLDKRTWTYIFGACCATTVFIPSFHNYRIWSFLGLGMTTYTAWYLTIAAAVHGQVEGVTHSGPTQLVLYFTGATNILYTFGGHAVTVEIMHAMWKPHKFKHIYLLATVYVFTLTLPSAAATYWAFGDQLLTHSNAFSLLPKSRWRDAAVILMLIHQFITFGFACTPLYYVWEKVIGMHDAKSVCLRALARLPVVIPIWFLAIIFPFFGPINSAVGALLVSFTVYIIPALAHMLTYRTPSARQNAAEKPPFFLPSWTGMYMVNALVVGWVLVVGFGLGGWASMTNFVRQVDTFGLFAKCYQCPNPHPPPPALPPQQRRQL, from the exons ATGCTCCCGCCGAAGCAAGCTGAGGAAGCAGCCATCCCGGCGACTGACATTGCTACCTTCAGCAATGAGACGGCGCAAGGTGGCGACAAGGAGCGGGGCGGCGAGACAGCCTCCGTGTTCAGCATGAAGAGCCTCCTCTGGCACGGCGGCTCCGCCTGGGACGCCTGGTTCAGCTGCGCCTCCAATCAA GTGGCGCAGGTGCTGTTGACGCTGCCCTACTCGTTCTCGCAGCTGGGGATGCTGTCCGGGGTGATCCTGCAGATGTTCTATGGCTTCCTCGGAAGCTGGACGGCGTACCTCATCAGCGTCCTCTACATCGAGTACCGCGCCCGAAAGGAGAAGGAAAACGTCAGCTTCAAGAATCACGTCATCCAG TGGTTCGAGGTGCTGGATGGGCTGCTGGGGCCATACTGGAAGGCCGCCGGCCTCGCCTTCAACTGCACCTTCCTCCTCTTCGGCTCCGTCATTCAGCTCATAGCCTGTGCCAG CAACATATACTACATCAACGACCGGTTGGACAAGAGGACGTGGACGTACATATTCGGCGCCTGCTGCGCCACGACGGTGTTCATACCTTCCTTCCACAACTACAGGATATGGTCCTTCCTCGGCCTCGGCATGACCACCTACACCGCCTGGTACCTCACCATTGCCGCCGCCGTCCACGGCCAG GTGGAAGGGGTGACGCACTCGGGTCCAACGCAGCTAGTGCTCTACTTCACCGGCGCAACCAACATTCTCTACACCTTCGGCGGCCACGCCGTGACCGT GGAGATCATGCACGCGATGTGGAAACCGCACAAGTTCAAGCACATCTACCTGCTGGCCACGGTGTACGTGTTCACCCTGACGCTGCCATCGGCGGCCGCCACCTACTGGGCCTTCGGCGACCAGCTTCTGACGCACTCCAACGCCTTCTCGCTGCTGCCCAAGTCGAGGTGGAGGGACGCCGCCGTCATCCTGATGCTGATCCACCAGTTCATCACCTTCGGCTTCGCCTGCACCCCGCTGTACTACGTGTGGGAGAAGGTGATCGGAATGCATGACGCCAAGAGCGTCTGCCTGCGCGCCCTCGCCCGGCTTCCCGTCGTCATCCCCATCTGGTTCCTGGCCATCATCTTCCCCTTCTTTGGCCCCATCAACTCCGCGGTGGGCGCTCTCCTCGTCAGCTTCACCGTGTACATTATTCCCGCTCTGGCACATATGCTCACCTACCGGACACCATCTGCACGACAG AATGCTGCGGAGAAGCCCCCATTCTTCTTGCCGAGCTGGACGGGAATGTACATGGTGAACGCCTTGGTGGTGGGATGGGTGCTCGTC